A window of the Cystobacter fuscus genome harbors these coding sequences:
- a CDS encoding ABC transporter ATP-binding protein, giving the protein MIRARDIVKRYQDGEGSEVRVLDGLSLDMEQGDFVAVVGPSGSGKSTLLHLLGGLDVHYQGEVEVAGVKLTGLKEPALARFRNQHVGFVFQSFHLIPNLSAVENVLMPSHFGAAPVDARKRAEALLDRVGLLAKKDRTPVRLSGGERQRVAIARALFTGPKLLLCDEPTGNLDAATGAGVISLFQELHREGLTLLAVTHEDRMSSAARRVLRLKEGRLVEEARPLLAGGQS; this is encoded by the coding sequence GTGATCCGCGCGCGCGACATCGTCAAACGCTACCAGGACGGCGAGGGCAGCGAGGTGCGCGTGCTCGATGGCCTGTCGCTGGACATGGAGCAGGGGGACTTCGTGGCCGTGGTGGGCCCGTCCGGCAGTGGCAAGTCCACGCTGCTGCACCTGCTCGGCGGCCTGGACGTGCACTACCAGGGCGAGGTGGAGGTGGCGGGCGTGAAGCTGACCGGCTTGAAGGAGCCGGCGCTCGCGCGCTTCCGCAACCAGCACGTGGGCTTCGTCTTCCAGTCCTTCCACCTCATCCCCAACCTGTCCGCGGTGGAGAACGTGCTCATGCCCTCGCACTTCGGCGCCGCGCCCGTCGACGCGCGCAAGCGCGCCGAGGCACTGCTCGACCGGGTGGGCCTCCTGGCGAAGAAGGATCGCACGCCGGTGCGGCTGTCCGGAGGCGAGCGCCAGCGCGTGGCCATCGCCCGGGCGCTCTTCACGGGCCCCAAGCTGCTGCTGTGTGACGAGCCCACCGGCAACCTCGACGCCGCCACGGGCGCGGGCGTCATCTCGCTCTTCCAGGAGCTGCACCGCGAGGGCCTCACGCTGCTGGCCGTCACGCACGAGGATCGCATGAGCTCGGCGGCGCGGCGCGTGCTGCGGCTCAAGGAGGGTCGGCTGGTGGAGGAAGCCCGGCCCCTGCTGGCGGGAGGGCAGTCATGA